One window of Saccharicrinis carchari genomic DNA carries:
- a CDS encoding ATP-dependent 6-phosphofructokinase: protein MKIGIVSAGGDCPGINAAIRGVGKTAIVEYGMEVIGISNGFDGLIDMNTQALPESKLSGILTLGGTILGTSRMKPFKHQEGDTVDDKPQVIKENYHNLGLDALVCIGGNGTQRTANLLAREGLNVVGLPKTIDNDVWGTDVTFGFDSAVHIATDAIDRLHTTANSHKRVMVIEVMGHNAGWIALHSGVAGGGDIILLPEIKFDMKVVANAVMSRAEKGKPYSIVVVGEGIKTPKKKGAAEYIGKQILERTGLETRETILGYTQRGGTPTAGDRILATRLGAYAAELIHSKQFGNMVCLTDNKISSIPLEEVGGKTKLVEKDNPLVEEARNMGVCFGDKCK, encoded by the coding sequence ATGAAAATAGGAATAGTATCGGCCGGTGGCGACTGCCCCGGAATTAATGCCGCAATTAGAGGGGTTGGTAAAACAGCCATTGTAGAATATGGAATGGAAGTAATAGGAATATCCAATGGTTTCGATGGTTTAATTGATATGAACACACAGGCACTGCCCGAGAGTAAATTGTCCGGTATCCTTACCCTGGGCGGTACTATTTTAGGTACTTCCCGTATGAAGCCCTTTAAACATCAGGAAGGTGATACGGTGGACGACAAACCACAAGTGATAAAAGAAAATTATCATAACCTGGGTCTGGATGCCTTGGTTTGTATTGGAGGCAACGGAACACAACGTACGGCCAACCTATTGGCCAGAGAAGGCCTAAATGTGGTAGGACTGCCAAAGACCATCGATAATGATGTTTGGGGAACCGATGTTACCTTTGGTTTTGATTCGGCCGTACATATTGCCACCGATGCCATCGACAGGCTGCATACCACCGCCAACTCTCACAAACGTGTGATGGTGATAGAAGTAATGGGACATAACGCCGGATGGATTGCCTTGCACTCAGGTGTTGCCGGCGGTGGAGACATTATTTTGCTGCCCGAAATTAAGTTTGACATGAAGGTAGTAGCTAACGCGGTTATGAGCAGAGCCGAAAAAGGCAAACCCTACTCTATTGTGGTGGTGGGAGAAGGAATAAAAACACCTAAAAAGAAAGGTGCTGCAGAATATATTGGTAAACAGATATTGGAGCGTACTGGCCTGGAAACCCGTGAAACTATCCTGGGCTATACCCAACGCGGTGGCACACCTACTGCGGGCGACAGAATTTTAGCCACCCGCCTGGGTGCCTACGCCGCTGAGCTTATCCACAGTAAGCAATTCGGTAATATGGTTTGCTTAACAGATAACAAAATAAGCTCCATTCCACTGGAAGAGGTGGGGGGCAAAACAAAGTTGGTAGAAAAAGACAACCCACTGGTAGAAGAAGCCCGAAATATGGGCGTGTGCTTTGGCGATAAATGCAAATGA
- a CDS encoding universal stress protein gives MIKFLIPINFAPYTINAVNYCRALVNRVKGEITLLYCYTKVVGENSEARVNKINSREDALAELQKLKKHILDSLPEKDNISVNMRVIDGYPEDVIVKFSEEYRPDLIVMGTKSKGETIKELLGSVTFDVIKKVSFPVMAVPNDYKLNIDKLTNILFINDFENCEYTSLHKLVRLVGAFDTKIHNVQHCPHGKDKIDPKLMKEYTEYMHSTYRNQNMICDYICDDDLIVSTQEYIDAHNIDLMAITRRKRNIISQILQPSRTKKILFNAEIPTLFFHQ, from the coding sequence ATGATTAAATTTTTGATACCGATAAATTTTGCACCATACACCATTAATGCCGTTAACTATTGCCGGGCATTGGTCAATCGGGTTAAAGGCGAAATTACCTTGCTTTATTGCTACACCAAGGTGGTAGGTGAGAATAGCGAAGCAAGAGTAAACAAAATCAATTCGCGCGAGGATGCCTTAGCGGAGCTACAAAAATTAAAAAAACACATTCTTGACAGCCTACCTGAAAAAGATAACATTAGCGTGAATATGCGCGTTATAGACGGTTATCCGGAAGATGTTATCGTTAAATTCAGCGAAGAATACCGTCCTGATTTAATTGTGATGGGGACCAAAAGCAAAGGGGAAACCATAAAGGAATTGTTAGGAAGCGTGACTTTTGATGTAATTAAAAAAGTAAGCTTTCCGGTAATGGCCGTGCCCAACGATTATAAATTAAATATCGATAAACTTACCAACATACTATTTATAAACGACTTTGAAAATTGCGAATATACTTCCTTGCACAAATTGGTTCGATTGGTAGGTGCTTTCGACACCAAAATCCATAACGTGCAACACTGCCCTCACGGAAAAGACAAAATAGATCCTAAATTAATGAAGGAGTACACGGAGTATATGCATTCGACCTATCGTAACCAAAATATGATTTGCGATTACATTTGTGATGATGATTTAATTGTAAGTACGCAAGAGTATATTGATGCGCATAATATTGATTTAATGGCTATTACACGACGAAAAAGGAACATTATTTCACAAATACTACAGCCCAGTCGTACAAAAAAAATATTGTTCAACGCCGAAATTCCAACCCTGTTTTTTCATCAGTAG